The proteins below are encoded in one region of Bacillota bacterium:
- a CDS encoding IreB family regulatory phosphoprotein translates to MDDKAERTTMFGALRREDAISGILDLVYRALQEKGYDPVSQLVGFLLTGDPTYITSHMGARDVVRTVERDEVVEYLVRFYAEHLQAKGDR, encoded by the coding sequence ATGGACGACAAGGCTGAACGAACTACGATGTTCGGAGCCCTGCGCCGGGAAGACGCAATCTCGGGAATTCTCGACCTAGTGTACAGGGCACTGCAGGAGAAGGGATACGATCCTGTCAGTCAGTTGGTGGGTTTCTTGCTAACTGGGGATCCCACCTATATCACCAGCCATATGGGTGCAAGGGATGTAGTCAGAACCGTTGAACGGGATGAAGTGGTCGAGTACTTAGTTCGTTTCTATGCTGAACATCTCCAAGCTAAGGGTGACAGATAA
- a CDS encoding 4Fe-4S binding protein: MKYRILGETGLTVSHLCFGALTISPLQKNMSIKAGARVIRRALELGVNFIDTAQLYDAYDYIREALKGWDRPVVICTKSYAYTRELMVEALEEARQRLQRDVIDIFMLHEQESIHTIRGHWPALEVLFEAKAKGIVRAVGISTHCVAAVRQGAQVPEIEVISPLINPLGLGIIGGTAADMLDAIEFAHLMGKGVYAMKPLAGGHLYHDVRASLEWAFSNPHVHSVAVGMQSEAEVDANVAICEGRDSEELLAAAAGSLKQLHIDDWCTACGTCIQACSSRALALRDGKLHHDPSRCVLCGYCAARCPEFALKVI, encoded by the coding sequence GTGAAATACCGGATTTTAGGGGAAACTGGTCTTACAGTTTCCCATCTGTGTTTTGGGGCCCTTACCATTAGCCCCTTGCAGAAAAATATGAGCATCAAAGCAGGGGCGCGAGTGATTCGCCGAGCTCTGGAACTGGGAGTTAATTTCATCGATACCGCTCAGCTGTATGATGCCTATGATTACATCCGAGAGGCCCTAAAGGGTTGGGATCGTCCCGTCGTCATTTGCACCAAATCCTATGCCTACACCCGGGAACTGATGGTAGAGGCCCTGGAGGAAGCTAGGCAGCGACTCCAACGGGATGTGATTGACATCTTCATGCTCCATGAACAGGAGTCAATACATACCATTCGGGGCCATTGGCCAGCCTTGGAGGTTTTGTTTGAGGCCAAGGCAAAGGGTATCGTTAGGGCGGTGGGAATTTCCACCCATTGTGTAGCCGCCGTCCGCCAGGGAGCTCAAGTTCCAGAAATTGAGGTAATCAGCCCGTTGATTAACCCCTTGGGTCTGGGAATTATTGGAGGCACAGCTGCGGACATGCTGGATGCCATCGAATTTGCTCATCTAATGGGTAAGGGCGTCTATGCCATGAAGCCTCTGGCCGGGGGGCATTTGTATCACGATGTCCGGGCCAGCTTGGAGTGGGCTTTTAGTAATCCCCATGTGCATTCCGTTGCCGTGGGCATGCAGTCAGAGGCCGAGGTGGATGCCAACGTGGCCATCTGCGAAGGGCGGGACAGCGAAGAACTGTTGGCAGCTGCTGCCGGGAGCTTGAAACAGCTGCACATTGATGACTGGTGTACCGCTTGCGGTACCTGTATCCAGGCCTGCAGCTCTAGGGCCTTGGCCCTAAGGGACGGAAAGCTGCATCACGACCCCAGTCGGTGTGTTCTTTGTGGATACTGTGCCGCCCGCTGCCCTGAGTTTGCCTTGAAGGTCATTTAG